In Oryza sativa Japonica Group chromosome 3, ASM3414082v1, one DNA window encodes the following:
- the LOC136355694 gene encoding uncharacterized protein — protein MENASPVVSVPVPCLSMEQRDESADKPVLFSISDKKAIIDGDIPGLTNANAWFTPQGWILLRLSTATFLQNPQDSQDKIHLPHLPEGLSTRCSCQLSGKPSLPGCIVLVVEPIATVIWYCRIGDDEWTRHEYDIGTLPFDPPIDGKDHDDVAICQIAACHGKFYFNGFFDTIGVLEFTPTPVFSSIEIVDPTPGGLGVTGAAHVYLVESEDELYMVCLRIDYEFTIYDMTVHKMDFLSRQWRRADEIGGRAFFLAPLYFGASCSADEYGLEKDSVYASYAVDKCFEVSKVEDDETEVHDLIDAPDSKRGMWILPVEKKVEMIRGSNRCDCYLQIYLWHSPIN, from the coding sequence ATGGAGAACGCAAGCCCAGTCGTCAGTGTCCCTGTGCCTTGCCTCTCCATGGAGCAACGCGACGAGTCTGCAGATAAGCCCGTGCTGTTCAGCATCTCCGACAAGAAGGCCATCATCGACGGCGACATCCCGGGGCTGACCAACGCCAACGCCTGGTTCACGCCGCAGGGATGGATCCTACTCCGCCTGAGCACCGCCACGTTCCTGCAGAACCCTCAGGATTCCCAAGACAAGATCCATCTCCCTCATCTACCAGAAGGCTTGTCTACCAGATGCTCGTGCCAGCTTTCCGGCAAGCCTTCTCTCCCCGGCTgcatcgtcctcgtcgtcgagcCCATCGCCACCGTCATATGGTACTGTCGCATCGGCGATGACGAGTGGACGAGACACGAGTACGACATTGGAACGTTGCCCTTCGATCCACCCATCGATGGAAAGGACCACGATGATGTGGCGATATGCCAGATTGCCGCTTGCCATGGCAAGTTCTACTTCAACGGTTTCTTCGACACCATCGGAGTGCTGGAGTTCACCCCAACACCGGTGTTCAGCTCGATTGAGATCGTCGACCCGACCCCGGGAGGATTAGGGGTGACGGGCGCGGCGCACGTCTATCTTGTAGAGTCCGAGGACGAACTATACATGGTGTGCTTGCGGATTGACTATGAGTTTACCATCTACGATATGACAGTCCACAAGATGGATTTCTTGAGCCGTCAATGGCGCAGAGCCGACGAGATTGGCGGCCGCGCATTCTTTCTAGCTCCGTTGTACTTCGGCGCTTCATGTTCGGCTGATGAGTACGGGCTTGAGAAGGATTCTGTGTATGCCTCGTATGCAGTGGATAAATGTTTTGAGGTATCCAAGGTGGAAGATGATGAAACCGAGGTGCATGATCTCATTGATGCTCCAGACTCGAAAAGAGGGATGTGGATTTTGCCGGTTGAAAAAAAAGTAGAGATGATAAGAGGGAGTAATAGATGTGATTGCTACCTCCAAATTTATTTATGGCATTCACCAATAAATTAA
- the LOC4334306 gene encoding uncharacterized protein, with protein MGFVLVISLPFIFFSILLGFGCYFLGKHKGREEMRTGVGAQVYGTPLPPPGVGAPPPEPFTAKKDGPENLV; from the coding sequence atggggttCGTGCTGGTGATCTCGCTGcccttcatcttcttctccatccTGCTCGGCTTCGGCTGCTACTTCCTCGGCAAGCACAAGGGCCGCGAGGAGATGCGCACCGGCGTCGGCGCCCAGGTCTACggcacgccgctgccgccgcccggcgtcggagcgccgccgccggagccgttCACGGCGAAGAAGGACGGCCCCGAGAATCTCGTCTGA
- the LOC4334307 gene encoding actin-depolymerizing factor 2, which produces MAFMRSHSNASSGMGVAPDIRDTFLELQMKKAFRYVIFKIEEKQKQVVVEKTGATTESYDDFLASLPENDCRYALYDFDFVTGENVQKSKIFFIAWSPSTSRIRAKMLYSTSKDRIKQELDGFHYEIQATDPTEVDLEVLRERAH; this is translated from the exons ATGGCGTTCATGCGTTCCCAC TCCAATGCATCCTCCGGTATGGGGGTTGCTCCTGACATCAGGGACACATTCCTTGAGCTTCAGATGAAGAAAGCATTTCGCTATGTTATCTTCAAAATCGAGGAAAAGCAAAAGCAAGTTGTTGTGGAGAAGACCGGGGCAACAACTGAGAGTTATGATGATTTCCTGGCATCTCTCCCAGAAAATGACTGCAGATATGCCCTCTATGATTTTGACTTTGTTACTGGGGAGAATGTGCAAAAGAGCAAGATTTTCTTCATCGCCTG GTCTCCATCAACATCCCGGATCCGTGCTAAGATGCTGTACTCCACCTCCAAGGATCGCATCAAGCAAGAACTTGATGGATTCCACTACGAGATCCAGGCAACCGACCCAACTGAGGTAGACCTTGAGGTCCTCCGGGAGCGGGCTCATTAA
- the LOC4334308 gene encoding inosine-5'-monophosphate dehydrogenase, with the protein MAASSADLADDGFPAPRLFSQGVSYTYDDVIFLPGYIGFPADAVDLSTRLSRRIPLSIPCVASPMDTVSEAAMAAAMASLGAAAVVHCNTEPHLQASIVRAAKSRRLPFVSSVPLFSPASTPSLSDFAGHDYGLVTERGDSLSKLVGVAVAAETSSRQAPLPVSEYMRPAPRSVSASFDFEQAAAFLADEGLDYAPLVSDDSEVIDLITVNDVERIRSYPKLGKPSLGADGKFVVAASIGTREDDKRRLEQLVKAGANAIVVDSSQGNSIYQIDMIKYAKKMYPEVDLIGGNVVTIAQAQNLVASGVDGLRVGMGSGSICTTQEVCAVGRGQATAVYKVASYAKDHNVPVIADGGISNSGHIVKALSLGASTVMMGSFLAGSHEAPGTYEYKDGHRVKKYRGMGSLEAMTKGSDARYLGDTLKLKVAQGVVGAVADKGSVLRFIPYTMQAVKQGFQDLGASSLQSAHELLRSETIKLEVRTGAAQVEGGIHGLVSYEKKAF; encoded by the exons ATGGCGGCGAGCAGCGCCGATCTCGCCGACGACGGCTTCCCGGCGCCGCGCCTCTTCTCGCAGGGCGTCTCCTACACCTACGACGACGTCATCTTCCTCCCGGGCTACATCGGGTTCCCGGCCGACGCCGTGGACCTCTCCACCCGCCTCTCCCGCCGCATCCCCCTCTCCATCCCCTGCGTGGCCTCCCCCATGGACACCGTCTCCgaggccgccatggccgccgccatggcatccctcggcgccgccgccgtcgtccactGCAACACCGAGCCCCACCTCCAGGCCTCCATCGTCCGCGCCGCCAagtcccgccgcctcccgttcGTCTCCTCCGTCCCCTTATTCTCCCCCGCCTCCACCCCATCCCTCTCCGACTTCGCTGGCCACGACTACGGCCTGGTCACGGAGCGCGGCGATTCGCTCTCCAAGCTCGTCGGCGTCGCTGTTGCAGCCGAGACCTCCTCTCGTCAGGCTCCCCTCCCTGTCTCCGAGTACATGCGCCCCGCCCCGCGCTCGGTGTCCGCCTCTTTTGATTTCGAGCAGGCGGCCGCCTTTCTAGCGGACGAGGGTTTGGATTATGCCCCTCTTGTATCCGATGATAGCGAGGTAATCGACCTCATCACTGTCAATGATGTGGAGCGCATCCGGAGCTATCCGAAGCTAGGCAAGCCGTCTCTTGGAGCGGACGGGAAGTTTGTTGTTGCGGCTTCCATTGGGACCCGTGAGGATGACAAGCGAAGGCTGGAGCAGCTAGTTAAGGCAGGGGCAAATGCGATTGTTGTAGATAGCTCGCAGGGGAACTCTATCTACCAGATTGATATGATCAAGTATGCAAAGAAGATGTACCCGGAAGTGGACTTGATTGGAGGTAATGTGGTGACGATTGCGCAGGCACAGAATTtagttgcttctggggtggatGGATTGCGTGTTGGGATGGGCTCTGGCTCAATTTGCACTACCCAGGAGGTTTGTGCCGTGGGCCGAGGACAG GCTACAGCAGTGTATAAGGTTGCATCTTATGCCAAAGATCACAATGTGCCAGTCATTGCGGATGGTGGAATTTCAAACTCTGGACATATTGTGAAGGCTTTGTCTCTGGGGGCATCCACTGTTATGATGGGTAGCTTCTTGGCTGGCAGCCATGAAGCTCCTGGTACTTACGAGTACAAG GATGGCCACCGTGTTAAAAAATACCGAGGCATGGGCTCTCTCGAAGCAATGACAAAGGGGAGTGACGCCAGGTACCTAGGCGATACCCTCAAGCTTAAAGTCGCCCAGGGAGTTGTTGGAGCAGTTGCTGATAAAGGTTCTGTGCTGAGGTTCATTCCTTATACAATGCAAGCTGTTAAGCAAGGGTTCCAAGATCTTGGTGCGTCATCTTTGCAGTCAGCTCATGAGCTGCTGCGATCGGAGACTATCAAATTAGAG GTGAGGACTGGCGCCGCGCAAGTTGAAGGGGGGATACATGGGCTAGTGTCGTACGAGAAGAAGGCATTCTAG
- the LOC4334309 gene encoding tubulin beta-7 chain, giving the protein MREILHIQGGQCGNQIGAKFWEVICDEHGVDATGRYAGDSDLQLERINVYYNEASGGRYVPRAVLMDLEPGTMDSVRSGPFGQIFRPDNFVFGQSGAGNNWAKGHYTEGAELIDSVLDVVRKEAENCDCLQGFQVCHSLGGGTGSGMGTLLISKIREEYPDRMMLTFSVFPSPKVSDTVVEPYNATLSVHQLVENADECMVLDNEALYDICFRTLKLATPTFGDLNHLISATMSGVTCCLRFPGQLNSDLRKLAVNLIPFPRLHFFMVGFAPLTSRGSQQYRALTVPELTQQMWDAKNMMCAADPRHGRYLTASAMFRGKMSTKEVDEQMLNVQNKNSSYFVEWIPNNVKSSVCDIPPRGLKMAATFVGNSTSIQEMFRRVSEQFTAMFRRKAFLHWYTGEGMDEMEFTEAESNMNDLVAEYQQYQDATADEEYEDEEEEAEAE; this is encoded by the exons ATGAGGGAGATCCTCCACATCCAGGGCGGGCAGTGCGGGAACCAGATCGGGGCCAAGTTCTGGGAGGTGATCTGCGACGAGCATGGCGTGGACGCGACGGGGCGGTACGCGGGGGACTCCGACCTGCAGCTGGAGCGGATCAACGTCTACTACAacgaggcgagcggcgggaggtaCGTGCCCCGCGCCGTGCTCATGGACCTCGAGCCCGGGACCATGGACTCCGTGCGCTCCGGCCCCTTCGGCCAGATCTTCCGCCCCGACAACTTCGTCTTCGGGCAGTCCGGCGCCGGAAACAACTGGGCCAAGGGGCACTACACCGAGGGCGCCGAGCTCATCGACTCCGTCCTCGACGTCGTCCGCAAGGAGGCCGAGAACTGCGACTGCTTACAAG GATTCCAAGTTTGCCATTCATTGGGAGGAGGCACTGGATCTGGCATGGGAACCCTTCTTATTTCTAAGATTAGGGAGGAGTACCCGGATAGAATGATGTTGACATTTTCCGTCTTCCCATCACCAAAGGTCTCGGATACTGTTGTGGAGCCTTACAATGCTACCCTTTCTGTTCACCAACTTGTTGAGAATGCTGATGAATGTATGGTGCTTGACAATGAAGCTCTCTACGACATATGCTTCCGCACACTAAAGCTTGCTACCCCTACCT TTGGTGACCTCAATCATCTTATCTCTGCAACCATGAGTGGTGTTACATGCTGCTTGAGGTTCCCTGGTCAGCTCAACTCTGATCTGCGCAAACTTGCTGTGAATCTCATCCCTTTCCCCCGTCTCCACTTCTTCATGGTTGGCTTTGCGCCATTGACTTCACGCGGATCACAGCAGTACCGTGCTCTCACCGTTCCTGAGCTGACACAGCAAATGTGGGATGCGAAGAACATGATGTGCGCTGCTGATCCCCGCCATGGCCGCTACCTCACAGCTTCTGCCATGTTCCGTGGGAAGATGAGCACCAAGGAGGTGGACGAGCAGATGCTCAATGTTCAGAACAAGAACTCCTCATACTTTGTCGAGTGGATTCCCAACAACGTCAAATCCAGTGTCTGTGACATTCCGCCCAGGGGGCTGAAGATGGCGGCGACCTTCGTCGGGAACTCCACCTCCATCCAAGAGATGTTCCGCCGGGTCAGCGAGCAGTTCACTGCCATGTTCAGGAGGAAGGCTTTCTTGCACTGGTACACAGGCGAGGGAATGGACGAGATGGAGTTCACCGAGGCAGAGAGCAACATGAACGATCTCGTCGCGGAGTACCAGCAGTACCAGGACGCCACAGCCGATGAAGAGTACGAAGACGAAGAGGAAGAAGCTGAGGCCGAATAG